The following are from one region of the Gemmatimonadales bacterium genome:
- a CDS encoding S8 family serine peptidase, producing the protein MRPLHPALSAVALTLACGPARHEPPPPAPVPPAAQPSAPRPAVPKPNVDPAAKDRPRITVPPTGVAADSSALRSDSVTRVAPPQVAYAHGWMALGSTGVDRFVAAHPSYDGRGVLIAILDTGIDPGIPGLSTTSTGSPKILDLRDFSAEGAVRLNPVTPVGDSVEVARHRLGGFGRVASLNTAGPYYAGTIVEIPLGEPPAADLNANGKVADTLPVVVTRAPDGWVLFADTDGDGSLAGERPVHDYLTGRETFAWGPRGRTPRVNVAVNLSERAGRPELDLFFDSGGHGSHVSGIAAGHDLYGVTGFNGVAPGAQLLGLKIANSAQGSITTTGSMLRAMDYAIRFAQSRHLPLVLNMSFGVGNEREGGARIDALVDSVLGQHPDVVFTISAGNDGPGLSTLGFPGSAEAALTAGATLPASFLSPSGQGAAPADQLAYFSARGGETAKPDLVTPGVAYSSVPRWNAGEEVEQGTSMAAPHAAGLAALLVSSLAQEQQPIRASAVKRALMVTAQPTPGASFVDEGTGLPDAERAYRWLKGGHQVSEVRVRALGAGGSTAAVDRTTDSTRTFELLRPASAPPASFSLRSDAPWLSAPARVTLARPRTRVTVRYARGKLGGSGAYVGVVSGWGDDTLAGPAFRLVNTVLVPAPVTVGSRALRAGERVTPGGTLRTLFRADTARPFVLSIETGGRAEQGLAFLHEPGGMPFRDESDRSAGNGPQAAEYEVDARDVVPGAYEAVLVAPPNQALSATIGLTQSPLTLRARREGDSVVARFTNVTAATVEAEVGLHLGGAERDESVAAKGSDTQRIPFVVPGWSRGVVVDITMDPSQWGRFTDFGVSLFDSLGRQLGKKPLKYAFGRLQVELPKGHGDMPVSLGLFPGFADPAGDQSWTLRASIRVYGDTSVALRPAGAPSLSIPAGTSAASTFRLPAEMPWPLGERFVPLGLLVARVDGRSWTRELPLAPGSAER; encoded by the coding sequence ATGCGCCCGCTGCACCCGGCGCTCTCGGCCGTCGCCCTGACGCTGGCCTGCGGGCCGGCGCGGCACGAGCCACCGCCGCCCGCGCCCGTCCCGCCCGCGGCCCAGCCGTCCGCGCCACGTCCGGCCGTGCCCAAGCCCAACGTAGATCCGGCCGCGAAGGACCGTCCTCGCATCACGGTGCCTCCCACCGGCGTCGCCGCCGATTCCTCGGCGCTCCGGTCCGACTCCGTAACCCGGGTCGCGCCACCGCAGGTGGCGTACGCACATGGCTGGATGGCACTCGGCAGCACTGGCGTGGACCGCTTCGTGGCCGCGCATCCAAGCTATGACGGTCGCGGCGTGCTGATCGCTATTCTGGATACCGGTATCGACCCGGGCATTCCCGGTCTCAGCACGACGTCCACCGGCTCGCCCAAGATCCTCGATCTGCGCGATTTCTCAGCCGAGGGGGCGGTGCGGCTCAACCCCGTCACGCCGGTGGGCGATTCCGTCGAGGTCGCGAGGCACAGACTCGGCGGCTTCGGACGAGTGGCGTCCCTCAACACCGCCGGTCCGTACTACGCCGGCACCATCGTCGAGATCCCTCTGGGAGAGCCGCCCGCGGCAGACCTGAACGCGAACGGCAAGGTGGCCGATACGCTGCCGGTGGTGGTCACCCGAGCGCCGGACGGTTGGGTGCTGTTTGCCGACACCGATGGAGACGGCTCCCTCGCGGGTGAACGCCCGGTCCATGACTATCTCACCGGTCGGGAGACGTTCGCGTGGGGACCCCGGGGCCGAACGCCGCGGGTCAATGTCGCCGTCAACCTGAGCGAGCGCGCCGGCCGGCCCGAGCTCGATCTCTTCTTCGACAGCGGCGGGCATGGATCGCACGTGTCCGGGATCGCCGCGGGCCACGACCTCTACGGGGTCACCGGCTTCAACGGGGTGGCGCCCGGGGCGCAGCTCCTGGGCCTCAAGATCGCCAACAGCGCGCAGGGGAGCATCACCACGACCGGGAGTATGCTGCGGGCGATGGACTATGCCATCCGGTTTGCTCAGAGCCGGCACCTGCCGCTGGTGCTCAACATGAGCTTCGGCGTGGGTAACGAGAGGGAAGGCGGCGCGCGGATCGACGCGCTGGTCGATTCGGTGCTTGGTCAGCATCCCGACGTGGTCTTCACCATCAGCGCCGGCAACGATGGTCCCGGACTCTCCACCTTGGGTTTTCCCGGCTCGGCCGAGGCGGCGCTCACGGCCGGCGCCACCCTCCCCGCGAGCTTCCTCTCGCCTTCCGGTCAGGGCGCAGCGCCGGCCGACCAGCTCGCCTACTTCAGCGCCCGCGGCGGCGAGACCGCGAAACCGGACCTGGTGACACCCGGCGTGGCCTACAGCAGCGTGCCGCGCTGGAATGCAGGCGAGGAGGTCGAGCAGGGCACCAGCATGGCCGCGCCCCACGCCGCCGGCCTGGCCGCCCTGCTGGTCTCATCGCTCGCCCAGGAGCAGCAGCCGATTCGGGCCTCGGCTGTCAAGCGTGCGCTCATGGTCACGGCCCAGCCGACGCCGGGTGCGAGCTTCGTGGACGAAGGCACCGGGCTTCCCGATGCCGAGCGGGCGTATCGCTGGCTGAAGGGAGGGCACCAGGTCAGCGAAGTGCGGGTACGCGCGCTCGGGGCAGGCGGGTCTACGGCCGCGGTCGACCGTACGACGGATTCGACCCGAACGTTCGAGCTGCTTCGCCCCGCCTCGGCGCCGCCGGCCAGCTTCAGCTTGAGAAGCGATGCGCCCTGGCTCAGCGCGCCGGCACGGGTTACGCTCGCCCGCCCGCGCACCCGGGTGACCGTGCGCTACGCGCGGGGGAAGCTCGGTGGGTCCGGAGCCTATGTGGGTGTGGTGAGCGGTTGGGGCGACGACACCCTGGCCGGCCCGGCGTTCCGCCTGGTGAACACCGTTCTGGTTCCGGCGCCGGTGACGGTCGGCTCGCGTGCCCTCCGGGCGGGGGAGCGCGTCACGCCGGGCGGCACGTTGCGGACGCTGTTTCGTGCCGACACTGCCCGCCCATTCGTGCTCTCGATCGAGACCGGCGGGCGCGCCGAGCAGGGACTCGCCTTTCTGCACGAGCCGGGTGGGATGCCCTTCCGGGACGAGAGCGACCGATCCGCCGGGAACGGGCCCCAGGCCGCGGAGTACGAGGTCGATGCGAGAGACGTCGTCCCCGGAGCCTACGAGGCGGTGCTGGTAGCGCCGCCAAACCAGGCGCTTTCCGCCACTATCGGACTGACCCAGTCGCCCCTGACGCTGCGCGCCAGGCGGGAGGGGGATTCGGTAGTCGCCCGATTCACCAATGTCACGGCTGCCACCGTCGAGGCGGAGGTCGGCTTGCATCTCGGCGGGGCCGAACGGGATGAATCAGTCGCAGCCAAGGGCTCGGATACCCAGCGAATCCCCTTCGTGGTCCCCGGCTGGTCGCGCGGCGTGGTGGTGGACATCACGATGGATCCGTCGCAGTGGGGTCGGTTCACCGATTTCGGCGTGAGCCTGTTCGACTCCCTCGGGCGCCAGCTGGGCAAGAAGCCGCTCAAGTATGCCTTCGGGCGCCTTCAGGTGGAGCTGCCCAAGGGTCACGGGGACATGCCGGTGAGTCTCGGTCTCTTTCCAGGCTTCGCCGACCCTGCGGGCGATCAGAGCTGGACACTCCGTGCATCCATCCGGGTCTACGGTGATACCAGCGTCGCGCTCCGGCCGGCGGGGGCCCCGTCACTCTCGATTCCAGCGGGCACGTCGGCCGCCAGCACCTTCCGCCTGCCCGCGGAAATGCCCTGGCCCCTGGGCGAGCGGTTCGTTCCGCTCGGTCTCCTGGTGGCCCG